A region of the Dreissena polymorpha isolate Duluth1 chromosome 6, UMN_Dpol_1.0, whole genome shotgun sequence genome:
CTTGCCGCTCTGCTGTGGGGTAAGAGTGATAAATCcattcatttcatttaagttgatttctaaatacattattttatttaattaatcgATGGTTAGAATAATGTTGATTTACATGaacgtaaataatacaatatgtttTCATTGATTAAATAGAGAAACATCAGCATGCAAATGTGCGTTATAAAGCATATGATTATAGAAatgtattcaaattattatacTTGTTTTATATACAGTCAGCGTTGTTGCATAGTGTAACTAGATACAGACTATAGATAGCTGCATGCTTGAATAACCTTACTGTTACATTGTACAGTGAGCTAATAAGCCAGTCTCACTTGAGCCACCAACGTAGTAACATCATTAAAGAGTATAGCGCACATTTGTGTTTGTTACTACTAAGACTATTCACATGAGTGAAAGAACAACTACGCATAACATCAAATATGAAACATGGTGTCAGAATTTGAGTGATTTATCCACATcacataagtttaaaaaatggatTTTAGTGGCATCCAAGCTCCGCAAATGGACTGAAACTCGTCAAATTTACCCGAAGCATTCGACAAATTAGAACGTCACGTGAAACTCATGTTTAGTGGACCTTTGAAGAACAAATCAGAGGAAGAACATTTATCGTATTTCTTATTGTGGATTGGTGACAGAGGACGTGACATTCACAGCACGTGGAAAGACATTTTACCAGAAAATGCAAAgaagataaaaacatattatgaaCGTTTCAGAAATTACGTGCTGCCAAAGTTAAATCCGATCTTTGCCCggtacaagttttacaaacagatGCAGGACAACGACTCCATTGATGCATATATTACACGCTTGCAACTTATTGCACAAGACTGCAACTTTCCCGAAAAGACGGACGAAACATCGGTGCAGGGTTGACACTCGATGTAGCCGTACAGACTGCGCAAAGTCTGGAGTACTCAAGGGAGCAGCTGCGCTCCATGAACAACGAAGTAGACGCGTGCCGATCCAGGCTAGTGCACCCGAGACGGATGCAACCGCATCGCCAACGACAACAACGTTGGACGACAGCTACTGATGCAGGTCCAAGTCTACATACTAAACACAAGCCGTGTTTCAACTGTGATACATTTCACAACTATGGACAATGTCCAGCAAAAGGAAAGCAGTGCCGCAAGTGCAACAAACTTAACCATTTCGCAAAGTGTTGCCgttctaaaaacaataatatacacaCTGTGGACAATGACACAATAAGTCATGATGTAACATCTGATGTAGATGGATTCAATATTGACACGGTAAGCATATTTTGTTCTACCGATCGTGCAAAGATTCGTCTCCCCATTGGCCCTAATGAATGTCCCATTAGTTTTACAATTGATACTGGAAGTTCAGTAAACATTCTGCCGAAGAAAGAGTTTAATGGTCTGAACATTCATTCCCCATTGGAACCCCCTACTGACATTTTGACTGCCTATACAGGTAACAGACTTCCAGTTGTAGGGAAAATCAAATTGCGATGTTCACACAAAGACAAAACTGTGAGCACGTGGTTTCATGTTGTAGATTCCCCGTCGGTACCTCTCTTAAGCTTGAGTACATCAACCGATCTAAGGTTAATTCAGCTGACATGTACTGTTGATTGCCCATCCCAAGAATTAAATAAAGAAAGTGTGTTATCAGATTACAAAGACCTCTTTGAAGGTATTGGGGTCATCCCTGGCACTTGCAAGCTTTATTTGAAGCCAGATGCTATACCAATCGTTAATCCTCCTAGGAGAGTTCCGGAAGCATTACGCAGTAGACTACACGAAGAGCTTGATCGAATGGAAAACAATGACAAAATTGCTAAGGTCAATACACCCACAGACTGGGTACATTCACTTGTAGTGGTTGAAAAGCCGAACACTGGACAGTTAAGAATATGTCTTGACCCAAAAGCACTGAATGACGCTATTCGAAGACCACATTATCCTATGCCATCACTTGACGACGTGACGTCACAGTTAGCTGAATGCAAATATTTCAGTCTATTAGGCATTATACATGCTTACTGGAGTGTAAGGCTTGACGAAGAGTCATCTTACCTGACAACATTCAGTACCCCATTTGGCAGATATCGTTATCTTCGACTTCCTTTTGGGATAACATCATCTCAGgacatttttgtacagaaaattgaGGAGATATTCGGGGACCTGACAGGTGTACGCACAATAGTTGACGACATATTAATAAGTGGACGAACAATAATTGAGCATGACAGAAATCTCACTGCTACGCTTCAACGTGCACGTAAAAATGGCATAAAATTTAATCCCGACAAATGTCGTATTGGATTGTCCGAAGTACCATTCTTTGGTCACGTGATCACGTCATCTGGACTGAAACCAGACAGTACTAAGATTGAGGCATGTGTCAATGTAGAAGCACCAAAGACACGCTGAGAACTTGAAACATTTTGGGTATGGTTACTTATCTGCAGAAATTTGCCCCAAATTTGGCTGAAATGACAAGCCCATTGAGAATGCTTTGAAAAAAGACGTTGAATTTGTATGGGATCAGCCACAATCAGATGCCTTTTTTAAAGTTAAGCAGGTCATAACACAAAGCCCAATGCTAGCTTACTTTGACCCCAAGAAGCCGGTTTACATTGAATGTGACGCTTCAATGAACGGTGTAGGTGCAGCGATCATGCAAGATGGTCAGCCAGTTGCATATACATCGAAGACATTGACACAGACAGAACGAAATTATGCAAACATTGAACGTGAAATGTTAGCTAAAGTGTTCGCATGCCGGCGTTTTCACCAGTACATATATGGCAGACATGTAATTGTTCATTCTGACCATAAGCCCTAATCTGCGATCATGAAGAAGCCATTACATGCAGCACCACATCGTTTGCAAAGGATGATGCTTAATTTGCAAAAATACGACCTTGATGTTAGACATGTGAGCGGGAAAGAAGTTCCCATCGGGGATTTCCTGTCACGACAGCCAATGTCAGAATGTTCTGAAATCGAAGGTCTTGACCTTCACGTTCACACGGTGCTCTCGAGCATGACCTATACTGACCGAAGTCTAGAAAACGTGAGAAACTTGACAAGAACTGACCTACAGATGATAGCCCTGAAACAGACTATAGTTAGAGGATGGCCAAGTTCTAGTTCAGATTGCCCTGACATGATACGCGAGTATTTCAATCACAGGGACGAACTTTCGACAGCCGATGTCCTAATTTTTAGAGGGCAGACACTGGTCATTCTCAAGAGACTCCAACCACACATGTTAGAACAAGTTCATTTAGGTCACATGGGCATTGAAAAAAGCACACAACGAGCCAAAGGCGTTATGTTCTGGCCAGGAATGTGCAAGCAAATTACTGAGTACATAATTAGCTGTACAATTTGCTTATCGCATAGAAACTCAAACCAAAAAGAACCCCATGAAATTCCACAGGGTCCATGGCAGGTGGTTGCCACAGACATGTTCCATTTTGATGGAAATGACTCTTGGCTCGTAGTAGACTACTACAGCAGATACTTTGAAATAGACAAACTTCCGGACATGCTGTCCACAACAGTTGTCAGAAAACTGAAGTCACGCTTCAGTACCCATGGCATTCCGATGCGTATTTTCAGTGACAACGGACCTCAGTATACATCGGACGTATTTCGAAATTTTGTCAAATCATGGCATATTGAGCATGTCACATCTAGTCCACATTATCCAAAGTCAAACGGACTTGCTGAACGGACAGTACAAACTGTAAAAAGACTGCTACAAAAAGCAAAAGACAGTGGCCATGAACCATACTTAGCCTTGCTAGAGTATAAGAACACTCCTCTCTCAGATTGCAATCGGTCACCCGTGCAGTTGCTGATGAGTAGGAGAATAAGTTCAATTATGCCTACAACGGTTACCCAGTTTCTACCAAAGGTCGTTAACCCAGACTTTGTCCGATCTCCAATACAAACTTccaaaaataaacagaaatacaATTATGACAAAACCGCAAAACCGCTCCCCAGATTACATTTGAATGAAACTGTGAGGTTCCAGATAGGAAAACTCTGGAAACCAGCTAAGGTTATCGAAATACACAATGCTAACTCTTACATAATACAAACACCTTCTGGTCAGGTTTACAGGATAAATTGCCGCTACCTCATCAGAACCAATGAGGATTTCCCAGAGATATCAGATTTTACACCTGATGTTTTGGCAAGAAATAATTCAAGCACTGTTAAACAGGTCAAACAACCAACAAACAATAGTGCATTGAATATTCAACATCCCTCTGTACCTGTAGATAAGCCCATTTACCCTTATCAGACACGATCAGGTAGAATAGTGCAGCCGAGTCAGCGATACGCAGAAAATGAATGGATTAAGTAAATTTTCAGAATGTTGTTGATGTTTATGTTACAttgatcaaaacatcaaaatattaatattaacataaatatgattaattgttaatatgttataacaaactttcattgaagacaaattttaaTCTTAACAAAACAAAGGGGATGTTGCAAAGTGTAACTAGATACAGACTATAGATAGCTGCATGCTTGAATAACCTTACTATTACATTGTTCAGTGAGCTGATAAGTCAGTCTCACTTGAGCCACCAACGTAGTAACATCATTAAAGAGTATAGCGCACATTTGTGTTTGTTACTACTAAGACTATTCACATGAGTGAAAGAACAACTACGCATAACATCAAATATGAAACAAGCGTCTGTTGAACGACTTACATAAGTTATTCATTGACAAGGAGTGTTGCGGTTGCCAGTGTTACTTTGTGTAAAACCGTGTATATTTCACAAATGTAGTTCAATCGAATTGGTAATCGTTAATTGAACCGGCAACAGTCAGTgcgtatttgttttgttatatcgTTTATTTCTATTTGTCTAAAGAACAACATATTCTATTGATGATCAttactttatttactttatttatgtaaacattttctttTATCATGAGTAAATGTTtaactatttacaaattatattgaCCGGTTTTCGGTGTTTTCAGTTTGCAAGGTGGATGCAGCCTTCAAGTGTTACGAATGCATCGGACTTTCGGATAGTGACAGCTGTTCGGACAAGTTCACTAAACGTATGTTTTGAACGTGGAATGAATTGTTCTTTGTTTATATCCGTTATACTGTCTGGAACAAGTATTAAACAGTAGCACATAAACATCACAATGCTGGAATGTGGCCGAAATCTCAGAGTTCGTATGCGCTGACCAACCGGTTTTGCTGATTCGCTAAACggtaatatatacacattttacgAAATACGTAGGGAAGTTTTATGCATTGAGCAATTTCGACTGAAGACCACTTATAAACTAAATAATACATTGAATATTTTTCTCAgtcatacattttatttcatgttttgtatataaCCTACACTTGTTTTGTTATGCGAAAATTGTCAATCTGCGAATAGATCCGTTAATGCGTATCTTTACCTCATCATTAAATTGAGTATTGTTCGGAACAAAATAGTGCGGGAAAACATTGCGATAGGACATTTATACTTATATATTGCAGTATCAAACCATATATATGAATATTCGACAAGCAATATCAATAAAGTTAGCATATTACATATTTATGATAACTTCAAATAGGCATAAAACTAACAACATTTTTTGTTGTACTACCAAATGATTAGATATTTTGGAAATACCCCGAATTGTTATGAAAGTGATTGTAAAAGACACAAAAACAAACGAAACCAAATTTCTTATTGAAAAAAGAAACAACCCAGCTTAATGATTACTTAATTCATTAATGCAGGTTCCTCTTTGGAAAGTAGTGCAGCCACATGCATGTGCTGCATGAAGACAATTGTAAACGGCGGTAAGTGTTTCAGTATTCAAGATATATAATTAAGAAAGAACCAACATATAAAGAGTATACTAATTGTGTGATAAGGATAATTAAAAGGTACACTTTCACTTACGTTTATTCGTACTTGGTTATTATTTAACATCAAAAAGTGACATTCAATATGGCGTATTTCACTTACATTTATTGCATTATACATCTGAATGAAAAGAGGCCaacttttgaatattttgttgtttttaaattcaagtGGTGTTGGCGAGAtttagttatatttaatttggtCACAATGGTTTGcgtattttatttaaaggaacatgtttttatatagcCTCTGCCAATGTTGACCATTGAATGCGTTATGTTGGCGGGTGTGAGTGTTCTTTAAAGGTCTATACGTTTTGTGTTAACAGTCGTTACCAGAGTCTGCTCTCTCATTCCTCTTGGCAACAAGTGTGAGAAATCAGGTGGAACGGCAGTCTGTGTCTGTGACAGCGAGCTCTGCAACGGCTCCGATACCCTGGCTATTTCCATGACCCTCCTGCTGTGCGCCATGCTCGCCGTATTTTTTTCCaagttttaatatttgaaaatgacACGGATATACGTACTTCTATACTATTAATagttattacatgtattcaaatTGTGTATATAAAACAAGACATGGTTCGTATGATGGATATT
Encoded here:
- the LOC127836426 gene encoding uncharacterized protein LOC127836426 — its product is MVGTNTFVLAYVLAALLWVCKVDAAFKCYECIGLSDSDSCSDKFTKRSSLESSAATCMCCMKTIVNGVVTRVCSLIPLGNKCEKSGGTAVCVCDSELCNGSDTLAISMTLLLCAMLAVFFSKF